Proteins from a single region of Cytophagaceae bacterium:
- a CDS encoding MMPL family transporter, producing MKYAKNIFSQFWKKLASVIIQNRPWLISVIALLTGFFTYQIFSLELSYELPKILPQSDDSFKLYEDFKKKYGEDGNVMVIAVKTDKMYELNTFNGWYSLTQEIKAISGIKNVLSNASISEVKRNDAQKKFDFVPLLRSMPVSQAEVDSLKSKISRLPFYDGFVYNGDAHLMAVTFDQAKLNSKDRISLTDDVQKKAEAFGQKYNVEMHFSGMPFIRTNFMSKVRYELSLFMGLAFLVTIFILYLFFRSLNIVFYASVVIVIAVIWSVGLISFFGYKISILTGLIPPLIIVIGIPNSIFLINKYQEEYLRTGNKIESLKIAIEKIGKTTFIANVTTFIGFFVFYFTGSPLLLEFGLVAAISVMATWAISLILIPSIFSYVSAPKPKHVRHLENKNISKILQKVDFIVHNRRTKTYWFVGVLVAISIYGATRIKAVGYVVDDLPEDDPIFEDLKFVEKNFKGIVPFEVSINTNEDNGIFNPTILNQIRVLQKEFAKYPEFTKPISIVEGLKFIYQGYRGGDPKYFVLPPAMELQKMSEYAKSAAGKESMFAAFLDAKKQSTRISFQSADVGTVRMREMFTSLQAKADTIFNFDKESGVWKPEKEKLDVKLTGNGVVFTKGNDYLLGNLGESTLMAIILVSMVMATQFLNYRTILISTIPSIIPLIITAGLMGFFAIPLKPSTTLIFSIAFGIASDGTIYFLTKYKEELEKGKSISHAVSETIKYTGISMVYTAIILFFGFGIFVASGFKGTVFLGLLVSITLLIGMISNLVLLPCFLMTLDKKQTLRELKKKA from the coding sequence ATGAAATACGCTAAAAATATATTTTCTCAATTCTGGAAAAAGCTGGCAAGTGTAATAATTCAAAACCGACCTTGGCTAATCTCGGTTATTGCATTACTTACTGGTTTTTTTACATATCAAATATTTTCGCTTGAGCTATCTTATGAACTACCGAAGATTTTACCACAATCAGATGATAGCTTTAAATTGTACGAAGACTTTAAAAAGAAATACGGAGAAGATGGAAATGTGATGGTGATTGCTGTAAAAACCGACAAAATGTATGAATTGAATACATTTAATGGTTGGTATAGTCTTACCCAGGAAATCAAAGCCATTTCCGGTATCAAAAATGTGCTTTCAAATGCTTCAATATCAGAGGTTAAACGTAACGATGCTCAAAAGAAGTTTGATTTTGTTCCATTATTGAGATCAATGCCGGTCTCACAGGCTGAAGTGGATAGCCTGAAATCAAAAATTTCAAGATTACCGTTTTATGATGGTTTTGTTTATAATGGTGACGCTCACCTTATGGCGGTGACTTTTGACCAGGCAAAACTCAATTCAAAAGACAGGATTTCGCTAACTGATGATGTACAGAAAAAAGCCGAAGCTTTTGGTCAAAAATACAATGTAGAAATGCATTTTTCAGGAATGCCTTTTATCAGGACTAATTTTATGTCGAAAGTGCGATATGAACTTAGCCTGTTTATGGGGCTGGCTTTTCTGGTAACCATTTTTATTTTGTACCTGTTTTTCAGGTCTTTAAATATTGTTTTCTATGCATCCGTTGTTATTGTAATAGCTGTTATTTGGTCAGTAGGACTTATATCATTCTTTGGTTATAAAATTTCCATTCTTACGGGTCTGATTCCTCCATTAATTATAGTTATAGGTATTCCAAATTCCATTTTTTTAATTAATAAATATCAGGAAGAATATCTTAGGACCGGAAACAAAATTGAGTCTTTAAAAATTGCGATTGAGAAAATAGGCAAAACTACCTTCATTGCTAATGTGACTACTTTTATTGGCTTTTTCGTTTTTTATTTTACCGGCAGTCCGCTCTTATTGGAGTTTGGATTGGTTGCTGCAATCAGTGTTATGGCTACCTGGGCGATTTCACTGATTTTAATTCCATCCATTTTTAGTTATGTTTCAGCTCCCAAACCCAAACATGTAAGGCATCTGGAAAATAAAAATATCTCGAAAATCTTACAAAAGGTTGATTTTATTGTCCACAACCGTCGGACCAAAACATATTGGTTCGTGGGGGTTTTGGTAGCCATATCGATATACGGTGCAACCAGAATAAAGGCGGTGGGCTATGTGGTGGATGATTTACCAGAGGATGACCCCATATTTGAAGACCTTAAGTTTGTAGAGAAAAACTTCAAAGGTATAGTTCCTTTCGAGGTGAGTATCAATACCAATGAAGATAATGGGATTTTTAATCCAACTATTTTAAATCAGATAAGAGTTTTACAAAAAGAATTTGCCAAATATCCTGAGTTTACCAAACCTATTTCAATAGTTGAAGGTTTAAAATTTATTTATCAAGGTTATAGAGGAGGAGACCCCAAATATTTTGTATTACCTCCGGCTATGGAATTGCAAAAAATGTCTGAATATGCCAAATCTGCAGCTGGTAAAGAAAGTATGTTTGCTGCATTTTTAGATGCAAAAAAACAGAGTACCCGGATTAGTTTTCAAAGTGCTGATGTAGGTACGGTTAGAATGCGGGAAATGTTTACTTCTCTTCAGGCCAAAGCCGATACTATTTTCAATTTTGACAAAGAATCTGGTGTCTGGAAGCCGGAAAAAGAAAAACTGGATGTGAAACTTACTGGCAACGGGGTAGTTTTTACAAAAGGAAATGATTATTTGTTGGGCAATCTGGGAGAAAGTACACTTATGGCTATAATTCTGGTATCCATGGTGATGGCAACTCAGTTTCTCAATTATCGTACAATCCTGATTTCGACCATTCCGAGTATAATCCCGCTTATCATCACTGCCGGGCTTATGGGATTCTTTGCCATTCCACTTAAACCTAGTACCACTTTGATATTTAGTATTGCGTTTGGTATTGCATCCGACGGAACTATATATTTTCTAACAAAATATAAGGAGGAGCTGGAAAAAGGCAAAAGTATTTCACATGCAGTGTCCGAAACCATAAAATATACAGGTATCAGTATGGTTTATACCGCCATAATTTTGTTTTTTGGTTTTGGGATATTTGTTGCCTCTGGTTTCAAAGGAACTGTGTTTTTGGGATTGTTGGTGTCTATCACTTTGTTAATTGGGATGATTTCTAATTTGGTTTTGTTACCATGTTTTCTAATGACCCTGGACAAAAAACAAACCTTAAGAGAGTTAAAGAAAAAAGCTTAA
- a CDS encoding PD40 domain-containing protein encodes MLKKILLLISITGSIYAQSAQEVHLKNVRQITFGGNNAEAYFSRDDKMFSFQSDFKAWGLECDQIFYMKTNSDTKTKKPKMISTGEGRTTCSFFMPNGKDVLFASTHENGGHSCPMPPEMGKKYLWAIYDSFDIYISNLKGKVKKQLTNTPGYDAEATVSPDGKSIVFTSTRNGDLDLYTMDIDGSNVKQVTFELGYDGGAFFSPDSKKLVFRASRFNSDAEREEYKENLKKNLVAPTNMEIFTCNVDGSDLKQITNLGKANWAPYFTPKGDKIIFASNHHSARGYDFQLYMINIDGTGLKQITTESNFNAFPMFSYDGKKLIFSSNRNNGGTRDTNLFIADWVE; translated from the coding sequence ATGTTGAAAAAAATCCTTTTGTTAATAAGTATTACCGGGAGCATTTATGCTCAAAGTGCTCAGGAAGTGCATCTTAAAAATGTCAGACAAATTACTTTTGGTGGAAATAACGCCGAAGCCTATTTTAGTCGGGATGATAAGATGTTTAGTTTTCAATCAGATTTTAAGGCCTGGGGTCTGGAATGTGATCAGATTTTCTATATGAAAACCAATTCCGATACTAAAACTAAAAAACCCAAAATGATTAGTACAGGCGAAGGGCGTACTACCTGTAGTTTTTTTATGCCTAATGGCAAAGATGTGCTTTTTGCCAGTACCCATGAAAATGGTGGTCATTCTTGCCCAATGCCTCCGGAAATGGGAAAAAAATACCTCTGGGCTATTTATGATAGTTTTGATATTTATATTTCTAATCTGAAAGGTAAAGTTAAAAAACAGTTGACCAACACCCCAGGTTATGACGCTGAAGCTACCGTTTCTCCGGATGGAAAAAGCATTGTTTTTACCAGTACCCGCAATGGTGATTTGGATTTATATACTATGGATATCGATGGTTCCAATGTAAAGCAGGTTACATTTGAGCTGGGTTATGATGGTGGAGCTTTTTTCTCTCCTGACAGCAAAAAGCTGGTTTTCAGGGCATCCCGGTTTAATTCTGATGCAGAAAGAGAAGAATATAAAGAAAATCTGAAGAAAAATCTCGTAGCACCCACCAATATGGAGATTTTCACCTGTAATGTAGATGGTTCTGATTTAAAGCAGATTACGAATCTTGGAAAAGCCAACTGGGCTCCGTATTTTACTCCAAAAGGTGACAAGATTATTTTTGCATCCAATCATCACTCAGCACGTGGTTATGACTTTCAGTTATACATGATAAATATTGATGGAACTGGCCTGAAACAAATCACCACTGAGAGTAATTTCAATGCCTTCCCGATGTTTTCTTATGATGGCAAGAAGCTGATTTTTAGCTCCAATCGTAATAATGGAGGTACACGGGACACTAATTTGTTTATTGCTGATTGGGTGGAATAA
- the sprA gene encoding cell surface protein SprA → MHNRLPVKLFIITFIFLSRIHASAQKVVSDSSKTRNTSYLNYWKDSYLPRFNYIRPPFLSLFPDSLKTGVFFQDKKNAFSITEQSKEGINVKMPQSMSFNEYSSLQNALLRKSIIRDLEKAQDGNTSFSGKRINPLLEKNSVLDRIFGDKVPEFTPNGFVAIDMRAGTQYNNNPMTALSFRRQSVFDFDQQISINFNNLFKGVNDQNAAGENTENEEKSPKISDLTNVLKKAGQIKEKMNILGNFDTKSNFGLENKFKLNFKNDPEDIIQKVELGNVTMPNRSQLIPGVQNLMGAKIGMKFGKLDVTTVFAQQTSRTESIVLNGGNQSRKFELRVDNYDENRHFFLSHFFRNKYNASLKNLPMVTSGVRITRIEVYVTNRSNDVKSMRNLIGLNDLAENQPYSNKLIADPTKKTAENESNNLYKDLASNPDFRRIDNTSNTLKGMGLNNGDDFELLRGAKRLSDKEYELQPELGYISLLTPLRNDEILAVSYEYTYNGRAYKVGELTEDYVNKPEDEVIILKLLKSSTIRNRLQNPMWNLMMKNIYSLSQGKINKEGFQLRIVYKDDKTGMDTPNLMEGGEKFKNKPFLEVMGMDKLNFNNDRLKDGNFDFVENVTVNTQAGRIIFPVLEPFGSHLEEVFGSGETELIQKYVFKELYTKTLIDAQQISLKNKFFLSGSAQSGGSEINLPLGAAGTSVKVYAGGTELKQGADYTVDGQMGRIIITNQSILSSGRQIRIDYEKPDLFTAQIRRLFGLRLDYTVNRYLRIGATLMDLRENTPGFISRTSIGSEPVNNTLWGIDLNLKKNLNGLTRMLDALPGIQTKEPSSILLTAEFAQLRPGVNNKWVKGSSMIDDFEFARNINDLSRQPTKWRLGSTPGKFLDSIPGLLGNPYKYNYNRAKMSVYTVDMSVYIGGDFGVANVIPESIRNQANGNIYEKSYSPQDIFPGKSRQIYASQMPSSILDISYFPEEPGMYNYNPDLNAEGMLKSPEKSFGSTMRGITFDADFDNSNVEYLEFWLLDPFAAPVRDGKPNGNKKNETGGKFLIQLGDVSEDVIPDSRFNFENGIKDSSSISKPVETKWGLAPRSQFITDAFDNQESVRLKQDVGLEGLSNAEERKYPHISDYLKNIDGKITDSETLEKIKKDPSRDDFTYFLDSKFDQNASFIERFKDYLGMEGNAPPISQETNNTSTQFDNQASTNLADKEDINQDNTINEIEDYYEYEIDLVPGKMEVGQGYIVDKVSAGNANWYLHRIPIRKPTRSYPLGKEGFKSIRFARLITTDWKQPVVLRFASLQLVSNQYRVYTNSLTDKGETEVPETDNSVVFKTASVNIEENGCPLETEDCNIKPGVTPYVVPPGFVRDRDFTQQTKFFMNEQSLSLSVENLKGGNSRAIFKNTKLDLNMYKRIKMFVHTQNKNNDKNIAGAFLRIGTDLKNNYYEIELPSLRTTENGSKDPYEIWPKENEFDVPLDLLRSLKLERNRTGSPMNQIYGESKLVPVIGTVSGSVTDIEEKITRNYKIKVIGNPDLSNVLVMMIGIKNNDTLNAELGRDFTAWFDEFRAFGFDQESGEAGILSADIKLADIGTMMINGNFKNYGFGGVQDRISARSRDLSQGFGVATNLDLDKFFPMKWGLAIPLFLNYDQQVVTPRFNPLDPDIKLSDALLNPSIYQENLTESMVEERNITKGFNFTNVRKIKTNPNAKGHFYDISNFTFSYAQNQILRSSVLLDSVLQTQNRLGISYQYQPKGFTWQPFKKAKKMDKPFLKNIKEFNLSPIPNLIAIRTDYDRSYFYTMYRNANLNTEGNTPNIIKYFLGNRYYDAQWNLTKSIVLSYNAQMTSIQDDIDSITNDRISFFSGLKTLGRAKNYNQKMQATYKLPFDKFFLLDWMRVDSRFNNNYGYTAGSFQIADNDDYEFGNMLENGREIAFNGQVDLVKLYNKVKFLKLANSPTPPKQRFTRSPGDDEPYKQPAGSVTKSLTRLLMTVRGINFNYALFETTLLPGFLHAPNVFGMDTRNNFAPGFDFVMGSQNRNIHKIAADNKWLSESIVQNNPFTQTRGVKFDYSTNLEPWKGFRMQIKGNLTRGDSYQEMYRPETVGGSHVTLNPVRNGNFSMSFWSFKTGFIKMSNDSATMYKYEIFDRMVANRKKVMDRLNGIQGAEGIGKYDLNSQDVLIPAFFAAYSGQSLDKIFEKSIRRGGKTFNPFLAFPMPNWRIDYSGMEKLPLFKRLFNSITLSHQYISTYSVGNFTSSLEYGSQVLNLMIRNYPLGNQIVPSYLAGETPLYAPTFIMSTIQMEERFSPFLGVQFTTKKKITGSFNWNKERRAALNLSNAQVAEYNSNDYVFGIGFKKNNVKLPLRGKDGNFIVLKNDLNLRIDFTSRDIKALQRRLDGDVVPIQGNFNLQIRPQFQYQINKKINMGMYWERMVNSPFTSLSYERSHSIFGMNAKFNLGD, encoded by the coding sequence ATGCATAACAGATTACCTGTAAAACTATTCATTATAACATTCATTTTTCTGAGCAGAATCCATGCATCGGCTCAGAAAGTCGTATCTGACAGTTCAAAAACAAGAAACACTTCGTATTTAAACTATTGGAAAGACTCATATTTGCCACGTTTCAATTATATAAGGCCACCATTTTTGTCATTATTTCCGGATAGCCTAAAAACCGGAGTTTTTTTTCAGGATAAAAAAAATGCATTTTCGATTACTGAACAATCCAAAGAAGGCATAAATGTCAAAATGCCTCAAAGCATGAGTTTTAATGAGTATTCCAGCCTTCAAAATGCCTTACTACGAAAAAGTATTATCAGGGATTTGGAGAAAGCACAGGATGGCAACACTTCGTTTTCAGGAAAAAGGATAAATCCTCTTTTGGAAAAAAACTCTGTCTTAGACCGTATTTTTGGGGATAAAGTACCCGAATTTACACCCAATGGCTTTGTGGCTATTGATATGAGAGCCGGTACTCAATATAATAATAACCCAATGACTGCCCTCTCATTTAGAAGACAGTCAGTTTTTGATTTTGACCAACAGATATCCATCAATTTCAACAACCTTTTTAAAGGGGTAAATGATCAGAATGCAGCCGGAGAAAATACTGAAAATGAAGAAAAATCTCCGAAAATTTCGGATTTGACCAATGTTCTCAAAAAAGCAGGTCAGATCAAAGAGAAAATGAACATTCTGGGCAATTTTGATACTAAATCAAATTTTGGCCTTGAAAATAAATTCAAACTGAATTTTAAAAATGACCCGGAAGATATCATTCAAAAGGTAGAACTGGGAAATGTGACCATGCCCAACCGAAGCCAGTTGATTCCAGGAGTACAGAACCTGATGGGTGCAAAAATTGGAATGAAGTTCGGAAAATTGGATGTCACTACCGTTTTTGCACAACAAACCAGTCGCACGGAGTCAATTGTACTCAATGGGGGTAATCAAAGCCGGAAATTCGAACTCAGAGTAGATAACTACGATGAAAACCGACATTTCTTTTTATCGCATTTTTTCAGAAATAAATATAATGCTTCACTGAAAAACCTGCCAATGGTTACTTCGGGAGTACGTATTACCCGAATTGAAGTATATGTAACCAATCGCTCCAATGATGTAAAATCAATGAGAAATTTGATTGGATTGAATGATTTGGCAGAAAATCAACCCTATAGCAATAAATTAATTGCCGATCCAACAAAAAAAACAGCGGAGAACGAATCCAATAACCTTTATAAAGATCTTGCCAGCAATCCCGATTTCAGAAGAATCGACAATACATCCAATACGCTAAAAGGAATGGGACTCAACAATGGCGATGATTTTGAGCTATTAAGAGGAGCAAAAAGGCTATCTGACAAAGAATATGAACTTCAACCTGAGCTGGGTTATATTTCGCTGCTTACACCTCTTCGCAATGATGAAATACTTGCTGTTTCTTATGAATACACCTATAATGGCAGGGCTTATAAAGTAGGGGAACTTACCGAGGACTACGTAAACAAACCTGAGGATGAGGTAATAATCCTGAAATTATTGAAATCATCTACGATCAGAAACCGCCTGCAAAATCCGATGTGGAACCTGATGATGAAGAATATTTACTCATTATCTCAGGGCAAAATAAATAAAGAAGGATTTCAGCTACGGATAGTGTACAAAGACGACAAAACCGGCATGGACACTCCTAACCTGATGGAAGGTGGCGAAAAATTTAAAAATAAGCCTTTTCTGGAAGTAATGGGAATGGATAAGCTCAACTTTAATAATGACAGGCTTAAAGATGGAAATTTTGATTTTGTTGAAAATGTAACGGTAAACACCCAGGCCGGAAGGATAATATTCCCTGTCCTGGAGCCCTTTGGAAGCCACCTGGAAGAAGTTTTTGGTTCTGGTGAAACTGAGTTAATTCAAAAATATGTATTCAAAGAGCTTTATACCAAAACTCTGATAGATGCACAACAGATAAGTTTAAAAAATAAATTTTTCCTTTCGGGAAGTGCCCAATCTGGCGGATCAGAAATTAATCTTCCTCTTGGTGCTGCAGGAACTTCGGTAAAAGTATATGCAGGGGGAACAGAACTTAAGCAAGGTGCCGACTATACAGTTGATGGTCAGATGGGCAGGATTATTATCACCAACCAGAGTATTTTGAGCTCTGGAAGGCAGATAAGAATTGATTATGAAAAGCCAGACCTATTTACAGCTCAAATCAGACGACTTTTTGGATTAAGGCTTGATTATACCGTAAATAGATACCTGAGAATCGGTGCCACATTGATGGACCTGAGAGAAAATACTCCCGGCTTTATTTCGAGAACTTCAATCGGAAGTGAGCCTGTAAATAACACCCTTTGGGGCATAGACCTTAATCTCAAGAAAAACCTGAATGGACTGACCAGAATGCTTGATGCATTGCCTGGGATTCAAACCAAAGAGCCTTCTTCCATTTTGCTCACTGCGGAGTTTGCACAACTTAGGCCGGGAGTAAACAATAAATGGGTAAAAGGTAGCTCCATGATTGATGATTTTGAATTTGCAAGAAATATCAATGACCTGAGTCGTCAGCCTACCAAATGGAGATTAGGTTCTACACCGGGCAAATTCCTTGACTCTATACCTGGCTTGTTAGGCAATCCTTACAAATACAATTACAACAGAGCCAAAATGTCGGTTTATACGGTTGACATGTCGGTATATATTGGGGGAGATTTTGGTGTTGCCAATGTGATTCCTGAGTCGATTCGAAATCAGGCCAACGGAAATATCTACGAAAAAAGTTATTCTCCACAAGATATTTTTCCCGGAAAATCAAGACAGATTTATGCATCGCAAATGCCGAGTTCTATTTTAGACATTTCATATTTTCCTGAAGAGCCTGGAATGTATAATTACAACCCAGATCTCAATGCCGAAGGTATGTTAAAATCACCTGAAAAAAGTTTTGGATCTACCATGCGGGGCATCACTTTCGATGCCGATTTTGATAATTCCAATGTTGAATATCTTGAGTTTTGGCTTTTAGACCCATTTGCCGCACCTGTGCGTGATGGAAAACCTAACGGAAATAAAAAGAACGAAACAGGAGGCAAATTCTTAATTCAATTGGGAGATGTTTCAGAAGACGTAATTCCGGATTCCAGATTTAATTTTGAAAATGGCATAAAAGACAGTTCGAGCATTTCAAAACCTGTTGAAACCAAATGGGGTTTGGCTCCCCGATCTCAATTTATAACCGATGCTTTTGATAATCAGGAAAGTGTACGGTTGAAGCAGGATGTGGGTTTAGAAGGATTATCCAATGCTGAAGAAAGAAAATACCCTCATATCAGTGACTATTTGAAAAATATTGATGGTAAAATAACAGACTCTGAAACACTGGAAAAAATCAAAAAAGACCCCTCCAGAGATGATTTTACCTATTTTTTGGATTCTAAATTTGACCAAAATGCCAGTTTTATAGAACGATTTAAGGATTACCTTGGAATGGAAGGCAATGCCCCTCCTATTTCGCAGGAAACCAATAATACCAGCACGCAATTTGACAACCAGGCATCGACCAACCTCGCTGACAAAGAAGACATCAATCAGGATAATACCATCAATGAAATCGAGGATTATTATGAATATGAGATTGATTTGGTACCTGGAAAAATGGAAGTGGGCCAAGGCTATATAGTAGATAAAGTTTCAGCAGGAAATGCTAACTGGTATCTTCACCGTATTCCGATAAGAAAACCTACCCGCAGCTATCCTTTGGGAAAAGAAGGCTTTAAGTCTATCCGTTTTGCCAGACTGATCACTACAGATTGGAAACAACCCGTGGTTTTACGTTTTGCCAGTTTACAGTTGGTTTCAAATCAATATCGGGTTTATACCAACAGCCTGACCGACAAAGGGGAAACAGAAGTACCGGAAACTGACAACTCGGTAGTTTTTAAAACTGCTTCTGTTAATATTGAAGAAAATGGTTGCCCTCTGGAAACTGAAGATTGCAATATCAAACCGGGGGTTACACCTTATGTTGTGCCACCAGGATTTGTCAGAGACCGGGACTTTACCCAGCAGACCAAATTCTTTATGAACGAGCAATCTTTGAGCCTCTCAGTTGAAAATCTAAAAGGCGGAAATAGTCGGGCAATATTTAAAAATACAAAGCTCGATTTGAATATGTACAAACGCATCAAAATGTTTGTTCATACACAAAACAAAAACAACGATAAAAACATAGCCGGAGCCTTTTTAAGAATTGGGACTGACCTTAAAAATAATTATTATGAAATAGAGCTTCCAAGCCTTAGAACAACTGAAAACGGCTCAAAAGACCCATATGAAATCTGGCCTAAGGAAAACGAATTTGATGTACCATTGGATTTACTTAGAAGCCTGAAACTCGAAAGAAACCGTACAGGAAGCCCAATGAACCAAATTTATGGAGAAAGTAAGTTAGTTCCTGTTATAGGTACAGTTTCAGGATCGGTAACTGATATTGAAGAAAAAATTACCAGAAATTACAAAATCAAAGTAATAGGAAATCCGGACCTTAGCAATGTGCTCGTAATGATGATAGGTATCAAAAATAACGATACCTTAAATGCAGAATTGGGTCGGGATTTTACCGCATGGTTTGACGAATTCAGAGCATTTGGATTTGATCAGGAATCGGGTGAAGCGGGAATTCTTTCGGCTGACATTAAACTTGCTGATATCGGAACGATGATGATTAATGGTAATTTTAAAAACTATGGCTTCGGTGGTGTCCAAGACAGAATTTCAGCCCGTTCCCGCGACCTTTCACAGGGTTTTGGAGTAGCTACCAATCTGGACTTAGATAAATTTTTCCCAATGAAATGGGGACTGGCAATTCCATTGTTTTTAAATTATGACCAGCAAGTGGTTACTCCCCGTTTTAACCCTCTTGATCCCGACATAAAACTGAGTGATGCTTTACTAAATCCAAGCATTTATCAGGAAAACCTCACTGAATCAATGGTGGAAGAGAGAAACATAACCAAAGGTTTTAACTTTACGAATGTCAGAAAAATAAAAACCAATCCTAATGCCAAAGGGCATTTTTATGACATCTCAAACTTCACCTTCTCATATGCTCAAAACCAAATTCTGAGAAGCAGCGTTTTATTGGACAGTGTACTTCAAACTCAAAACAGGTTGGGTATTTCTTACCAATATCAGCCCAAAGGATTTACGTGGCAGCCATTTAAAAAAGCAAAAAAAATGGACAAGCCTTTTCTGAAAAACATCAAAGAGTTTAATCTCTCTCCAATTCCTAACCTTATCGCCATCAGAACCGATTATGATCGCAGTTATTTTTATACGATGTATAGAAATGCAAATCTCAACACAGAGGGAAATACTCCTAACATAATCAAATACTTCTTAGGAAACAGATATTATGATGCCCAATGGAACCTCACTAAATCAATTGTGCTTTCATACAATGCCCAAATGACTTCGATTCAGGATGATATTGACTCAATAACCAACGACCGTATTTCATTCTTTTCAGGATTAAAAACTTTAGGCCGAGCTAAAAATTATAATCAAAAAATGCAGGCCACCTATAAGCTTCCGTTTGATAAGTTTTTCTTATTGGATTGGATGCGGGTTGACAGTAGGTTTAATAATAATTATGGTTATACAGCTGGTTCATTTCAGATTGCAGATAATGATGATTATGAGTTTGGTAATATGCTCGAAAACGGCAGAGAGATAGCTTTTAATGGTCAGGTCGATTTGGTAAAACTTTATAATAAGGTAAAATTCCTGAAACTTGCCAACTCGCCTACACCTCCTAAACAAAGATTTACTCGGTCACCGGGAGACGATGAACCCTACAAACAACCTGCTGGCAGTGTGACTAAGAGCTTGACGAGGCTTTTGATGACGGTCAGAGGCATAAACTTCAATTATGCTCTTTTTGAAACTACATTATTACCAGGCTTTTTGCATGCTCCCAATGTATTTGGAATGGACACCAGAAATAATTTTGCACCGGGGTTTGATTTTGTAATGGGAAGCCAAAATCGAAATATTCATAAAATTGCAGCAGATAACAAATGGCTTTCTGAAAGTATTGTTCAAAACAATCCCTTTACCCAAACCCGTGGTGTTAAGTTTGATTACTCCACCAATTTGGAACCATGGAAGGGCTTCAGAATGCAAATCAAAGGGAATCTTACCCGGGGCGACAGCTACCAGGAAATGTATCGCCCGGAAACTGTGGGAGGTAGCCATGTAACATTAAATCCGGTTAGAAATGGAAACTTCAGCATGTCGTTCTGGTCATTTAAGACAGGATTCATTAAAATGAGCAATGACTCCGCCACGATGTATAAGTATGAGATATTCGACAGAATGGTTGCCAATCGCAAGAAAGTAATGGACAGGTTAAATGGAATCCAGGGAGCAGAAGGGATTGGAAAATATGATCTCAACTCACAGGATGTATTAATACCTGCCTTTTTTGCAGCCTATAGTGGTCAATCTCTCGATAAAATCTTTGAAAAATCTATCAGGCGGGGAGGAAAAACATTTAATCCTTTTCTTGCTTTTCCTATGCCCAACTGGCGAATAGATTACTCCGGTATGGAAAAACTTCCGCTTTTCAAAAGACTTTTCAATTCCATTACACTGAGTCACCAATATATATCGACCTATAGTGTTGGCAATTTTACCTCTTCTCTGGAGTATGGAAGCCAGGTATTAAATCTGATGATCAGAAACTATCCGCTTGGAAATCAGATAGTACCATCATACTTAGCAGGTGAGACGCCTCTCTATGCTCCAACTTTCATCATGAGTACCATTCAGATGGAAGAAAGATTTTCGCCGTTTTTGGGGGTACAATTTACAACCAAAAAGAAAATAACGGGTTCGTTTAACTGGAATAAAGAACGGAGGGCTGCTTTGAATCTTTCAAATGCACAAGTAGCAGAGTATAACAGCAATGACTATGTGTTTGGGATAGGTTTTAAGAAAAACAATGTTAAGCTTCCTTTGCGGGGCAAAGATGGTAATTTTATTGTTTTAAAAAATGATTTAAACCTGAGAATAGACTTTACCAGCCGCGATATCAAAGCTTTACAAAGAAGGCTTGATGGCGATGTGGTACCAATCCAGGGTAACTTTAATCTTCAGATCAGGCCACAGTTTCAATATCAGATCAACAAAAAAATCAATATGGGGATGTATTGGGAACGCATGGTCAACTCTCCATTTACTTCACTGTCTTACGAAAGAAGTCATTCTATATTTGGGATGAATGCCAAGTTTAATCTTGGGGATTAG